In Chroicocephalus ridibundus chromosome 4, bChrRid1.1, whole genome shotgun sequence, one genomic interval encodes:
- the SSRP1 gene encoding FACT complex subunit SSRP1 yields MADTLEFNEIYQEVKGSMNDGRLRLSRQGVIFKNSKTGKVDNIQASELAEGVWRRVALGHGLKLLTKNGHVYKYDGFRESEFDKLSDFFKAHYRLELAEKDLCVKGWNWGTVRFGGQLLSFDIGEQPVFEIPLSNVSQCTTGKNEVTLEFHQNDDAEVSLMEVRFYVPPTQEDGVDPVEAFAQNVLSKADVIQATGDAICIFRELQCLTPRGRYDIRIYPTFLHLHGKTFDYKIPYTTVLRLFLLPHKDQRQMFFVISLDPPIKQGQTRYHFLILLFSKDEDISLTLNMNEEEVEKRFEGRLTKNMSGSLYEMVSRVMKALVNRKITVPGNFQGHSGAQCITCSYKASSGLLYPLERGFIYVHKPPVHIRFDEISFVNFARGTTTTRSFDFEIETKQGTQYTFSSIEREEYGKLFDFVNAKKLNIKNRGLKEGMKQSYDEYADSDEDQHDAYLERMKEEGKIREENANDSSDGSGEETDESFNPGEEDDDVAEEFDSNASASSSSGDGDSDRDEKKPAKKAKIVKERKPRKKQVESKKGKDPNAPKRPMSAYMLWLNANREKIKSDHPGISITDLSKKAGELWKAMSKEKKEEWDRKAEDARRDYEKAMKEYSVGGKSESSKAERSKKKKKKQEKQTKGKAEKKGAASKSLSSTKSPAKSMSESFKSKEFVSSDESSSGESKKEDSEEEGGPSPPPSSEDSASGSD; encoded by the exons atggctgacacgctggagttCAACGAGATATACCAGGAGGTGAAGGGGTCCATG AATGATGGGCGGCTGCGGCTGAGCCGGCAAGGCGTCATCTTCAAGAACAGCAAGACGGGGAAGGTGGACAACATCCAGGCCTCGGAGCTGGCCGAGGGCGTGTGGCGGCGCGTGGCGCTCGGTCACGGCCTCAAGCTGCTCACCAAGAATGGCCACGTCTACAAATACGATGGTTTCCGGGAATCG GAGTTCGATAAGCTCTCAGATTTCTTCAAGGCCCACTATCGCCTGGAGCTGGCGGAGAAGGACCTGTGTGTGAAGGGCTGGAACTGGGGGACGGTGAGGTTCGGAG GGCAGCTACTCTCCTTTGACATTGGGGAGCAGCCCGTGTTCGAGATCCCCCTCAGCAACGTCTCCCAGTGCACGACGGGCAAGAACGAGGTGACGCTGGAGTTCCACCAGAATGATGATGCCGAGGTCTCGCTCATGGAGGTTCGCTTCTATGTTCCCCCCACCCAGGAGGATGGCGTGGACCCTGTGGAG GCCTTCGCTCAGAACGTCCTCTCCAAGGCAGACGTGATCCAGGCCACCGGAGATGCCATCTGCATCTTCCGGGAGCTGCAGTGCCTGACGCCTCGCGGGCGGTACGACATCCGCATCTACCCCACCTTCCTGCACCTCCACGGCAAGACCTTCGACTACAAGATCCCCTACACGACAGTGCTGCGCCTCTTCCTGCTGCCGCACAAGGACCAGCGGCAGATGTTCTTCGTG ATCAGCCTGGACCCCCCGATAAAGCAAGGCCAGACCCGCTACCACTTCCTTATCCTGCTCTTCTCCAAGGATGAGGACATCTCGCTGACCCTCAACATGAACGA ggaggaggtggagaaacgCTTTGAGGGGCGGCTCACTAAGAACATGTCGGGCTCGCTCTACGAGATGGTCAGCCGGGTCATGAAGGCGCTGGTGAATCGCAAGATCACGGTGCCTGGCAACTTCCAGGG GCACTCCGGAGCCCAGTGTATCACCTGCTCCTACAAGGCCAGCTCGGGGCTCCTCTACCCGCTGGAGCGCGGCTTCATCTATGTGCACAAGCCGCCCGTGCACATCCGCTTCGACGAGATCTCCTTCGTCAACTTCGCCCGTGGGACCACCACCACCCGCTCCTTCGACTTCGAGATCGAGACCAAGCAGGGCACGCAGTACACCTTCAGCAGCATAGAGAG GGAGGAGTACGGGAAGCTCTTTGATTTCGTCAATGCCAAGAAGCTGAACATCAAGAACCGAGGCCTCAAGGAG GGCATGAAGCAGAGCTACGACGAATACGCGGACTCTGACGAGGACCAGCACGATGCCTACTTggagaggatgaaggaggagggcAAGATCCGGGAGGAGAACGCCAACGACAGCAGTGACGGCTCTGGGGAGGAGACGG ATGAGTCCTTCAACCCCGGAGAGGAGGACGACGATGTGGCTGAAGA GTTTGATAGCAACGCCTCGGCCAGCTCCTCCAGTGGTGATGGCGACAGCGACCGGGATGAGAAGAAGccagccaagaaggccaagatcGTCAAAGAACGCAAGCCCCGCAAGAAGCAGGTGGAG AGCAAGAAGGGGAAAGACCCCAACGCTCCCAAGCGGCCGATGTCGGCCTACATGCTCTGGCTGAACGCCAACCGTGAGAAGATCAAGTCGGACCATCCCGGCATCAGCATCACGGACTtgtccaagaaagctggggagctCTGGAAAGCCATGtccaaggagaagaaagag GAGTGGGATCGCAAGGCGGAGGACGCCCGGAGGGACTACGAGAAGGCCATGAAGGAGTACAGCGTGGGCGGCAAGTCTGAGAGCTCGAAGGC GGAGAGGtcgaagaagaagaagaagaagcaggagaagcagaCGAAGGGCAAAGCGGAGAAGAAAGGCGCTGCCTCCAAGTCTTTGTCCTCCACCAAGTCCCCTGCCAAGAGCATGAGCGAGAGCTTCAAGAGCAAGGAGTTTGTCTCCAGCGACGAGAGCTCCTCCGGGGAGAGCAAGAAGGAG GACtcggaggaggagggggggccCAGCCCGCCCCCCAGCTCGGAGGACTCGGCATCCGGCTCGGATTag
- the P2RX3 gene encoding LOW QUALITY PROTEIN: P2X purinoceptor 3 (The sequence of the model RefSeq protein was modified relative to this genomic sequence to represent the inferred CDS: deleted 1 base in 1 codon) yields MPPPRCPRRWLAAFFSYETPKSVVVKSWVVGAVNRGVQLLILAYFIGWVFLHEKAYQVRDSVIESSVVTKVKGIGRYGGRVLDTADYVTPPQGTSVFVVVTKQILTENQAQGVCPESDTQFRCAADGDCRGRTPTTGSGVLTGRCVPFNRTLRTCEIRGWCPPEVDTVDVPVMLEAENFTLLIKNSIRFPLFGFEKANLPPPGSGGTLGRCRFHPQRQPLCPILRLGDVARLAGQDFPALAATGGVLGIKIGWVCDLDRSWERCLPQYSFTRLDARPPAPAPGYNFRHARYYRWHDGTERRTLTKAFGIRFDILVYGNAGKFGIVPTLINTVAAFTSIGVGTVLCDIILLNFLKGAEHYKARKFEEVPEAGMPAPSTSPTACPPGALGGCSRDKQSTDSGTCSLGL; encoded by the exons atgccccccccgcgctgcccccgccgctGGCTGGCCGCCTTCTTCTCCTACGAGACCCCCAAGTCGGTGGTGGTGAAGAGCTGGGTGGTGGGGGCCGTCAACCGCGGCGTGCAGCTCCTCATCCTCGCCTACTTCATCGG CTGGGTGTTCCTCCATGAGAAGGCCTACCAGGTGCGGGACAGCGTCATCGAGTCCTCGGTGGTCACCAAGGTCAAGGGCATCGGGCGCTATGGCGGCCGCGTGCTGGACACCGCCGACTACGTCACCCCCCCGCAG GGCACCTCGGTGTTCGTGGTGGTCACCAAGCAGATCCTGACGGAGAACCAGGCGCAGGGCGTCTGCCCggag agtGACACCCAGTTCCGCTGCGCG GCCGACGGCGACTGCCGGGGCAGGACCCCCACCACGGGCAGCG GGGTCCTGACCGGGCGCTGCGTCCCCTTCAACCGCACCCTGCGCACCTGCGAGATCCGCGGCTGGTGCCCCCCCGAGGTGGACACCGTCGACGT ccccgtcatGCTGGAGGCCGAGAACTTCACGCTCCTCATCAAGAACAGCATCCGCTTCCCGCTCTTCGGCTTCGAGAA ggcCAACCTGCCGCCCCCCGGCAGCGGGGGGACGCTGGGCCGGTGCCGGTTCCACCCGCAGCGGCAGCCGCTTTGCCCCATCCTGCGCCTGGGCGACGTGGCGCGGCTGGCCGGGCAGGACTTCCCCGCGCTGGCCGCCACC gggggggtgctGGGCATCAAGATCGGGTGGGTGTGTGACCTGGACCGCTCCTGGGAGCGCTGCCTGCCCCAATACTCCTTCACCCGCCTGGacgcccggcccccggcccccgcccccgggTACAACTTCAG GCACGCCAGGTACTACCGCTGGCACGATGGCACCGAGCGCCGCACCCTCACCAAGGCCTTCGGCATCCGCTTTGACATCCTGGTGTACGGCAAC GCTGGGAAGTTTGGCATCGTCCCCACCCTCATCAACACGGTGGCAGCTTTCACCTCCATCGGTGTG GGCACGGTGCTGTGCGACATCATTCTCCTCAACTTCCTGAAGGGGGCCGAGCACTACAAGGCCCGCAAGTTCGAGGAG gtaCCAGAAGCTGGCATGCCTGCGCCCTCCACCAGCCCCACGGCGTGCCCCCCCGGGGcgctggggggctgcagccgaGACAAGCAGTCCACCGACTCGGGCACCTGCTCCCTTGGCCTCTAG